The following are encoded in a window of Deinococcus radiopugnans ATCC 19172 genomic DNA:
- a CDS encoding LptA/OstA family protein, translating to MIRVPLAVVTQQQPKEGQDGSDGRVEASAGTARFLNPDEVPPDATDRLTRCEVQASPKPAPDSVFVTQGKTELRGQKLVYDETDGIARIDGPVTFRRANEKDPLTGSSERIEVNVDEETTTLVGNVVLNSEGGRVSRAGRVEYDDAANLARLIGTPERPAVSVKGGDTLRAGIILYDLDRNEVYAIKAEGGTITGEFVEGGSPNTTSATSSELRPLPTATPPALTSPR from the coding sequence GTGATTCGCGTGCCGTTGGCGGTGGTCACCCAACAACAGCCCAAAGAGGGCCAGGATGGCAGCGACGGACGGGTGGAGGCCAGCGCCGGGACCGCCCGCTTCCTGAATCCAGATGAGGTGCCGCCAGACGCCACAGACCGCCTGACCCGATGCGAGGTCCAAGCCAGTCCCAAACCAGCCCCCGACAGCGTGTTTGTCACCCAAGGCAAGACCGAGTTGCGGGGCCAGAAACTGGTCTATGACGAAACGGACGGCATCGCCCGTATTGATGGCCCGGTGACCTTCCGGCGGGCCAACGAGAAAGACCCATTGACTGGCAGCAGCGAACGCATCGAGGTCAACGTGGACGAGGAGACGACCACGCTGGTGGGCAACGTGGTCCTGAACAGCGAGGGCGGGCGCGTCAGTCGGGCCGGGCGGGTGGAGTACGACGACGCGGCCAACCTGGCCCGCCTGATCGGCACGCCGGAGCGACCCGCCGTGAGCGTCAAGGGCGGCGACACCCTGCGCGCCGGAATAATCCTGTACGACCTCGACCGCAACGAGGTTTACGCGATCAAGGCCGAGGGCGGCACCATCACTGGGGAGTTTGTGGAGGGAGGCTCTCCCAATACAACTTCAGCTACATCATCTGAGTTGCGTCCTCTCCCAACAGCTACTCCTCCAGCTCTGACTTCCCCTCGATAA